The following are encoded in a window of Chryseobacterium sp. genomic DNA:
- a CDS encoding DUF4270 family protein yields MISTIKNITKIASVIAFGSVFLYSCEPEADNLGEQLFSGAQLNEENFDVIAYNINNNDTIRTDASELSLAPLGAFSEAAFGTQKAAYVSQVRPMEYNPVFGDNAVVDSAVLVIKPLFASDSSSVTTDENYLYSEENIPAKKVVTSYPVLKYGKHNRDLTLRVHEVADFLGGAEQMTFSNRAVALGAELGSKAFKGRISSTVITKDSDNSNLWSNDASLRIPLSASFFQQKIVDAEGSADLKDAASFIRYFRGVRISVDENDGYIFRFTPTNAEIVLYYKYDKVENGTTTRPQLTKKFTLGDPNVRFGQYTFNRTDAPVSAVLASSNSLTGDSRLFVQGMGGPGFGFRIPDSEIAVLKEKFSKDKIGIMGAKIRVYTDETIWNGNYDKPSAFVFLQKDATGFLPELSALSAVPNFSLVSAFDLKKNPAYYEFTVTKSLKDIVESEAANKDFVVNVGAFKSSDTNQLLGYRADTRSFVPNRVVLVGTDASRANRIQLKVIYGTK; encoded by the coding sequence ATGATAAGTACTATTAAAAACATTACAAAAATCGCTTCTGTAATTGCATTCGGAAGTGTTTTTTTATATAGCTGTGAACCCGAAGCAGATAACCTGGGCGAGCAGCTCTTCTCCGGAGCACAGCTGAATGAGGAGAACTTTGATGTGATTGCCTATAACATTAATAATAATGACACCATACGCACCGATGCGTCCGAACTGAGTCTGGCGCCGCTGGGTGCTTTCTCGGAAGCTGCATTTGGCACACAGAAGGCTGCTTATGTATCTCAGGTCAGACCCATGGAGTACAATCCGGTGTTTGGAGACAATGCGGTGGTGGATTCTGCTGTACTGGTCATCAAGCCCCTGTTCGCCTCGGATTCATCGTCTGTAACTACAGACGAGAATTATCTGTATTCAGAAGAGAACATCCCTGCCAAGAAAGTGGTTACTTCTTATCCGGTATTAAAATATGGCAAGCACAACAGGGACTTAACTCTTCGTGTTCATGAAGTGGCGGACTTCCTTGGTGGAGCAGAGCAAATGACTTTTTCTAACAGAGCGGTGGCTTTGGGTGCCGAACTTGGCTCTAAGGCTTTTAAAGGAAGAATCAGTTCTACGGTAATTACCAAAGATTCTGACAACAGCAACCTATGGAGCAACGATGCAAGTCTAAGGATACCTTTAAGCGCTTCTTTTTTTCAGCAGAAAATTGTTGACGCAGAAGGATCGGCAGACCTGAAAGATGCGGCAAGTTTCATAAGATATTTCAGGGGCGTTAGAATTTCAGTAGATGAAAATGACGGTTATATCTTCAGGTTCACACCAACCAATGCTGAGATCGTTTTATATTACAAATATGACAAAGTGGAGAATGGTACTACAACACGTCCGCAACTCACGAAAAAATTCACCCTTGGCGATCCTAATGTCCGTTTTGGGCAATACACCTTCAACCGTACTGATGCACCTGTGAGCGCGGTGCTGGCATCCAGCAATTCTCTAACCGGCGATTCCAGACTTTTTGTGCAGGGAATGGGTGGTCCCGGTTTCGGCTTCAGGATCCCGGATTCGGAAATCGCAGTTCTGAAAGAGAAATTCAGTAAAGACAAAATCGGAATCATGGGTGCGAAAATCCGAGTATATACAGATGAGACCATTTGGAACGGCAACTACGACAAACCTTCGGCCTTTGTATTTCTGCAGAAAGATGCTACAGGATTCCTGCCTGAGCTCAGCGCACTCTCCGCTGTACCTAACTTCAGCCTTGTGAGCGCTTTTGACCTTAAGAAAAATCCGGCTTATTATGAATTCACGGTAACCAAGTCCTTAAAAGACATCGTGGAAAGTGAGGCGGCAAATAAAGATTTTGTGGTAAACGTGGGTGCCTTTAAATCCAGTGACACCAACCAGCTGCTGGGTTACCGTGCAGACACGCGCTCTTTTGTTCCGAACAGGGTAGTACTTGTGGGAACAGATGCTTCACGTGCCAACAGGATTCAGCTCAAAGTAATTTACGGAACCAAATAA
- the glmS gene encoding glutamine--fructose-6-phosphate transaminase (isomerizing): MCGIVGYTGFQDAYSVVINGLRRLEYRGYDSAGIVLDGDSTFKMAKTKGKVDDLVAVSENLRGTATIGMGHTRWATHGVPSDRNSHPHLSNNGKIALVHNGIIENYDTIKTMLTDKGFVFHSETDTEVLVNLIQYFMDVDPAIDFPTAVRYALNEVYGAYAITVMHDDFPGVLVVGRLGSPLAIGLGDKEYFIASDASPFVEFTKEAIYLEEGHMATISLENGVDIRSITDNVKIVPAIQELKLSLEQIEKGGYEHFMLKEIFEQPKSVHDTMRGRLLVEEGIIKMAGIFDHLERFNNAGRIIIIACGTSWHAGLIGEYLIEEFARVNVEVEYASEFRYRNPIITEKDVVIAISQSGETADTMAALKLAKEKGAFIYGICNVVDSSIARITDAGSYTHAGPEIGVASTKAFTAQLTVLSLIALKLGKHNGALSNSEFMSLITELDLLPKKIEEALQSTHDITKEIAKDFVQTQNFLYLGRGYNFPSALEGALKLKEISYIHAEGYPAAEMKHGPIALIDENMPIVIIAPKKGHYDKLVSNVQEIKARKGKVIAVVNKGDEQVAAMADYVIEIPETSECFSPIVAAIPLQLLAYYVAVYRGANVDQPRNLAKSVTVE; the protein is encoded by the coding sequence ATGTGTGGAATTGTAGGATATACAGGATTTCAGGACGCTTATTCTGTAGTAATCAACGGTTTGCGGAGGCTTGAATACAGAGGGTATGACAGTGCAGGCATCGTGCTGGACGGAGATTCAACTTTTAAGATGGCCAAGACAAAAGGCAAGGTTGATGATCTGGTGGCCGTCTCAGAAAACCTTAGAGGTACAGCTACCATTGGCATGGGCCATACCCGTTGGGCTACACATGGAGTGCCCAGCGACCGAAACAGCCATCCTCATTTGTCCAATAACGGCAAGATCGCATTGGTTCATAACGGGATCATAGAAAACTATGATACCATCAAAACCATGCTTACGGACAAAGGATTTGTTTTCCATTCTGAAACAGATACCGAAGTTCTCGTAAACCTTATCCAGTATTTTATGGATGTGGATCCTGCCATCGATTTCCCAACCGCAGTGCGTTATGCACTGAACGAGGTGTACGGTGCGTATGCCATTACGGTAATGCATGATGATTTTCCGGGTGTCCTGGTTGTAGGCCGTCTCGGTTCTCCTCTGGCAATTGGTCTTGGTGATAAGGAGTACTTCATTGCTTCAGATGCCTCTCCGTTTGTTGAATTTACCAAAGAAGCCATTTATCTGGAGGAAGGCCATATGGCTACAATTTCCCTTGAGAACGGTGTTGATATCCGGTCCATTACAGATAATGTTAAAATAGTACCTGCCATTCAGGAGCTTAAGCTAAGTTTGGAGCAGATTGAGAAGGGTGGTTACGAGCATTTTATGCTGAAGGAAATTTTTGAGCAGCCAAAATCTGTTCATGACACCATGCGCGGCAGGCTGCTGGTGGAAGAAGGTATTATAAAAATGGCCGGTATCTTTGACCATCTTGAAAGATTTAACAATGCAGGCAGAATTATTATTATCGCTTGCGGTACATCATGGCATGCAGGTTTGATTGGGGAATACTTGATTGAGGAGTTCGCCAGGGTGAATGTGGAGGTAGAATATGCATCTGAATTCAGATACCGTAACCCGATCATTACAGAGAAAGATGTGGTAATTGCCATTTCTCAGTCGGGTGAAACTGCAGATACAATGGCTGCTCTGAAACTCGCAAAAGAAAAAGGAGCCTTTATCTATGGGATTTGTAATGTTGTGGATTCATCAATTGCCCGTATTACCGATGCCGGTTCCTATACACATGCAGGTCCGGAGATTGGCGTGGCTTCCACAAAAGCATTTACTGCGCAGCTTACCGTACTTTCGTTAATCGCTCTTAAACTGGGTAAGCACAACGGGGCACTCAGCAATTCTGAGTTTATGAGTCTGATCACTGAACTGGATTTGCTGCCGAAAAAGATTGAGGAAGCCCTGCAAAGTACTCACGATATTACTAAGGAGATTGCTAAAGATTTTGTACAGACGCAGAACTTCCTGTATCTTGGTCGTGGATATAATTTCCCGTCGGCGCTTGAAGGTGCACTTAAGCTGAAGGAAATATCCTATATCCATGCAGAAGGTTATCCTGCCGCCGAAATGAAGCACGGTCCCATCGCGCTTATAGATGAAAACATGCCGATTGTTATTATAGCTCCAAAGAAAGGACATTATGACAAGCTGGTAAGCAACGTGCAGGAAATTAAAGCGCGTAAAGGGAAGGTTATTGCGGTTGTAAACAAGGGAGATGAGCAGGTAGCTGCTATGGCAGATTATGTGATCGAGATTCCTGAAACCTCGGAATGCTTCTCGCCAATAGTTGCTGCAATCCCGCTCCAGCTGCTGGCCTACTATGTGGCTGTTTACAGGGGTGCCAATGTAGACCAGCCCAGAAACCTCGCAAAATCGGTAACTGTCGAATAA